In the Ranitomeya imitator isolate aRanImi1 chromosome 2, aRanImi1.pri, whole genome shotgun sequence genome, tccaaatatttctgaatCTAACTGTAGCCACCATTACAACATGACTAAGCATATTACTGAAACTGGGAGTCTCCTGGAAGAGACATCTATCTGTAGTCAGCAGTTTTGAAATTCTTTTTTCTGCCCGGATGGCTGGGTAAGAGTAATTCTTCTTTCCTCCTGAGGGGCAGCTGCAGGTGCAATAAGCAGTCACTCCTCTCCACTAACAACAGATGATCACAGGGGACTCTTAGAGAAAATCAGTCCATTGTCTGGACATCTAAAGCACTTACCTAGTAGAGTTTTAGGGTTGGTTAGACCTAGTTGTACGACAGGGTTGTCAAGGATGGCTTGGAATAAAGGACTTGTGGTGTCGATTCCTTTGTCCAAATCCTCTGGTGAAGGTTTCTTGTCTCCCAGCAGCCACTCGCACTGAAATAACAAGCGGCTGGGTGATCATGGTGTTCAGGATTCCAGCACATATCCGTTCTACGAGGCTCCTCATACTTTACACAGTGACCATAATCACAATCGCGTTACGATCACTGACCAAATCCTTTAATCTGGTGCTTATTATGGTCCAGAAATCCCGATAATCTGAACACAAAAATAGTCTCATGTCAGATTAACAAGAACTGACTGGACAGTTGTCACTTGGGGGTGTCAATATATAGAGTTAGCTAATGGGTGGAGGGAATTCCGGAAGGTTGTACACCGCCTTATAATAGACTCTCAGGGGCACCTCTGGGGGTGGCAGTCGTGATACTCACCGCTGCGTCCTGCTGATTGTTGTTCACTCGTAGTGCATCAATCACTTCTTTCTCATCAAAGCCCATTTCCATCAAAGCTATAACAGCCTGGAATGCAAAAATTAAGTTACTCCAATCGGATCATCCCAGAGCCACGCTGTACATGTACATTTTATCAACACTCTGGAGCCAAATTCTGCGTGAACggagcatggtgcattgttggaggTTAGATGAGAATTACATGAATGGGAAAAAAGTCAATAAAttggtttaaagaaaaaaaaaagtaaaacttaaGGCTCTGTAAAGTGTAATGTATAGTCCTGTCCACATTACATTAAAGTGGATTTCTGGTTTtggaaaatgcttaaaaaaaaacaaaaaaacaacaaagttatttactcaccctccccaggtccagtgctgagtctccaTCACTGCTCCTAACGTCATAGACTGCAGCTCTGGCATAACATCAACAGCACTGCAGCTAATTCGTGAGCTCAGTGACTGCCCAAGTTGACGGCACACTGACGGCCCCCTCACTGGAATGGTttgcagcgctgcagccaatcattgagcttaGTGGCTCTGAGTTGCAGTGCTGTCCACTTGGCATTAGTGCTGCAGACACCAAAAGCGGCAGTAGAGACTCAGCACCGGGCCTGCGGATGGGGAGTTGGGAACAAACTGCAGACTACAGCCGGAGAGTTTTTCTTTTGAAACCAAAAAAAGCCCCTTTAAGATGGAATTGAGACATTGAGACTGCCATGAAAATACAGTCCATACATGAACTGGCTGCGGGTATCCAGAGACCAGTCCCCCGAGACCCCCGCCCATATGTCACTGTCCATACGGCTTGTGCTGCACAGGTGTGTGAATTGGGCCTTAGTCCTATATTTAGTGTATGTACTGGGAAAACTCCAGACTTAATAAGGACAGTGAATATAACCAAGGAGAAACGCTGGGCGCACTCTGCTCACACCTGCAAAATTTTGCATTCCACTTACACGGGGGTCAGGGCGAAATTCTCTTTTCCTCCGGATTTTCTTAAAGATTTCTGTAAGTTCATCTTTAGGGTCCTCTGCGGTGGCTCCTTCGCTTGACCTTGAATCCGTTGATGCTGAAGCCCCGGCCACGTCCAACACGTTCTCATTGGGGAGCGGTGTATCCGCTGATGGATCATCGGCGTGTTCAATCAACCACTCCATGGCCTGCGTGACCGACATGCTGCAAAATGAGAGTATCACAGGTAACATTAATATACTGGGAAAAAGATAGCGGTACATCCATCCATCCAGCTATAGATTTTTATGGCTGTCACAGAAACTTCCTCTGCAGCCGCATTTTCCAAGGGCGACAAGACTCGATTGCAGAAGTACCTACTGATTTAACCGGAGGGCCTTCACTGCTCGGCTCTCAGGGAATCCCATCTCTGTGAGCTGCCGTAATGCCATCTCATCCACACGATCCTCCTCGTCCTCATCTAGCATGGCTGAAGTCAAAGAAAAGCACAGCGGAGGTCAGGCAGGCCTGCAGAATAATATGGCAGGGCAGCTGCAGGAGAATACGTCATTCCAATAAACGGTTCCTCAATGTCACCTACAGATGGTAAAAATCGATTTGCATGGCCCGGTCCAGCGGCCAGGTCATCAATCTGTGGCTGCTGGACAGGAGCCCTGCGGACCACCACTTACCTGATGGCACCCCCCACTCATCTTTTGATCAGTTGGCCTGGTGTGACGTCATTGTTTCAGCGGGAAGAACATGTGACGTGACACCAGCTGATCTAAAGATGCGCCGCAGATGCCGAATGGTATGAGGTGGTTTGTGCAGTTGCAACAGACTACCGATGCGGCCGCTCGACAGGGTCCTGCAAAACTATTCCCACCCTCTCTAGTGTTAACCCATACTTGCCATTTGCCTTTTTAAAGAGCTCGACTGCGTCAGGGTTCAGTGCCAGCAACTTCTGGGCAACTTCAATAAGAGACACCAGAATCTTCCGAAGCTCCGTCTGAAACTGTAGGAGAAAAAGCGAATGTGAAAAGTCTGCGGGGAGGATGAGGAGGGGGATAACATGCAGACCCGGACCCTTATTAGGtaggacagtgttgtgaattctgtggctgaattcactcctgtggtcacaagtggtattgcagtctctgggcttcctccctcaggtgttttggtgagctcgttggctgccttgctatttagctccacctgagtctgtcttccttgctccttgtcaatgttccagtgttggatctgagctactgcatctttcctgtggcctgctgctctgctagataagtgttactttgtttttgtttccgttttttctgtccagctgtgctattctcttttgctggaagctctgagacgcaaagggtgcaccgccgtgccgttagttcggcacggtgggtctttttgcccccctttgcgtggttctgctttagggttttttgtagactgcatagttctctttgctatcctcgctctgtctagaatatcgggcctcactttgctgaatctatttcattcctacgttttgtcttttcatcttgctaacagtcattatatgtggggggctgcctattcctttggggtatttctctgaggcaagtcaggcttgtatttctatcttcaggctagtcagctcctcaggcagtgccgagttgcataggtagtgttaggcgcaatccactgctgcttttagttgtgtgaggataggttcaggtattgcagtctgcagagattccacgtctcagagcttgttctattgtttttgggttattgccatatcactgtatgtgcgctgattactgcacactgtgttgcctgatagcacagcataacaggacaGAGAATGAAAAGTGTCGCTCAGCAAAACGCACTCCTCTACCGGAGCTTACGGAGATTTCCCAAGTGTACGGGAAGATTTACCATGGTGTGAGTACACCCCCATAAGTGGAGGGCTGGTCTTTCCATCCCTTGGACGCGAACGGTACTCACATCTCTCATGTTGTGATGAGCCACGGTCCGGTCTGCAGTCCGGGCTGG is a window encoding:
- the UBAC1 gene encoding ubiquitin-associated domain-containing protein 1, translating into MFVQEEKIFAGRVLRLHVCTMEGAEWLEEVTEDMTLERLKERCLKHCAHGSLEDPKSLTHHKLVHASSERVLSDTKTVAEENIQDRDVLLLVKKRAPPPPPKMSDVSAEEKRKQDQKAPDKEAILKATAGLPARTADRTVAHHNMRDFQTELRKILVSLIEVAQKLLALNPDAVELFKKANAMLDEDEEDRVDEMALRQLTEMGFPESRAVKALRLNHMSVTQAMEWLIEHADDPSADTPLPNENVLDVAGASASTDSRSSEGATAEDPKDELTEIFKKIRRKREFRPDPRAVIALMEMGFDEKEVIDALRVNNNQQDAACEWLLGDKKPSPEDLDKGIDTTSPLFQAILDNPVVQLGLTNPKTLLAFEDMLENPLNSTQWMNDPETGPVMLQISRIFQTLNRT